In Paraburkholderia bryophila, a single genomic region encodes these proteins:
- a CDS encoding Rap1a/Tai family immunity protein produces the protein MLRALIFASALAVPLSAAAFTGGDLNKLCTKTDVASRSACAAYIEGAADGIFNTIDAIGGTTGPRVGQYFCLPQDARSAQLTDAVRKYIAENPIVAGYNASTAISLGLGKAFPCKSGN, from the coding sequence ATGCTGCGGGCTTTGATTTTCGCCAGCGCGCTTGCCGTACCGCTATCGGCAGCCGCGTTCACGGGGGGCGACCTCAACAAGCTGTGCACCAAGACTGACGTGGCATCGCGCAGCGCATGCGCGGCTTATATCGAAGGCGCCGCCGACGGCATCTTCAATACCATCGACGCAATCGGCGGCACGACCGGGCCGCGAGTCGGCCAGTATTTCTGCTTGCCGCAGGACGCGCGCTCGGCGCAGTTGACCGACGCGGTGCGCAAGTACATCGCGGAAAATCCGATCGTCGCGGGCTATAACGCCAGTACGGCGATCTCGCTTGGGCTCGGTAAGGCATTTCCTTGCAAGAGCGGTAATTGA
- a CDS encoding ankyrin repeat domain-containing protein encodes MRNIPMSIVAIQKTSAARSARVPARRSVLRASRALRSVFAATLACVTLSTLIASPAQAAPIDSLIKSVKFDDVDGVNKLLAKGMDPNSVDNQGIPLLVIAAREKSDKVGAALLANPKTNIEIQDKAGENAMMMAALNGDLDFVNQLIAKDAEVNKKGWAPLHYAAANGHDDIVKVLLDHSAYVDAGSPNGTTPLMMAARGGHVSTVKLLLDNGADLTVKNQIGLTALDFAKTYKEPDVVEGLTARLQQMQQK; translated from the coding sequence ATGAGAAATATTCCGATGTCGATCGTTGCTATTCAAAAGACTTCCGCCGCGCGCAGCGCGCGGGTTCCGGCGCGCCGCAGCGTGTTGCGCGCGTCGCGCGCGCTGCGCTCGGTGTTCGCGGCGACGCTGGCTTGCGTCACCTTGAGCACGCTGATCGCGTCGCCGGCTCAGGCCGCGCCGATCGACTCGCTGATCAAATCGGTCAAGTTCGACGACGTCGACGGCGTCAACAAGTTGCTCGCCAAGGGTATGGATCCGAACAGCGTCGATAACCAGGGCATTCCGCTGCTGGTGATCGCCGCGCGCGAAAAATCGGACAAGGTGGGCGCCGCGCTGCTCGCGAATCCGAAGACCAATATCGAGATTCAGGACAAGGCCGGTGAGAACGCGATGATGATGGCCGCGCTGAACGGCGACCTCGATTTCGTCAACCAGTTGATCGCGAAAGACGCCGAAGTGAACAAGAAGGGCTGGGCGCCGCTGCATTACGCGGCCGCGAACGGCCACGACGACATCGTCAAGGTGCTGCTCGACCATTCGGCCTACGTCGACGCAGGCTCGCCGAACGGCACCACGCCGCTGATGATGGCGGCGCGCGGCGGCCATGTGTCGACGGTGAAGCTGCTGCTCGACAACGGCGCGGATCTGACGGTGAAGAACCAGATCGGCCTGACGGCGCTCGATTTCGCGAAGACTTATAAAGAGCCGGACGTGGTTGAAGGGCTGACCGCGCGGCTGCAGCAGATGCAGCAGAAGTAA
- a CDS encoding TatD family hydrolase, with amino-acid sequence MFVDSHCHINFEGLADRLPQVLENMRSHSVTHALCVSVDLETLPSVLEIASQHDNVYASVGVHPDHEDMREPSLAELIELAAHPKVVAIGETGLDYYRLEGRTIADMEWQRERFRTHIRAAHATGKPLIIHTRSSSEDTLRIMAEERASEPGGVMHCFTEPWAVAEQALAQNFYISLSGIVTFKSATDVQDVARRVPLERLLIETDSPYLAPVPYRGKPNEPAYVSYVGRYIAQQREMPDTALAAATTQNFFRLFKIPVPTGA; translated from the coding sequence ATGTTTGTCGATTCGCACTGCCACATCAACTTCGAAGGACTCGCCGACCGCCTGCCGCAGGTGCTCGAGAATATGCGCAGCCATTCGGTCACGCATGCGCTGTGCGTGTCGGTCGATCTGGAGACGCTGCCGTCGGTGCTGGAGATCGCCAGCCAGCACGATAACGTCTACGCGTCGGTGGGCGTGCATCCGGATCACGAGGACATGCGCGAGCCGAGTCTGGCCGAGCTGATCGAACTGGCCGCGCATCCGAAGGTGGTGGCGATCGGCGAGACCGGGCTCGACTACTACCGTCTGGAAGGCCGAACGATCGCCGACATGGAGTGGCAGCGCGAGCGCTTTCGCACGCATATCCGCGCGGCGCACGCCACGGGCAAGCCGTTGATCATCCACACGCGCTCGTCGTCGGAAGACACGCTGCGCATCATGGCCGAGGAGCGCGCGAGCGAGCCGGGCGGCGTGATGCATTGTTTCACCGAGCCGTGGGCTGTTGCCGAACAGGCGCTGGCGCAGAATTTTTACATTTCGCTGTCGGGCATCGTCACCTTCAAGAGCGCGACCGACGTGCAGGACGTCGCGCGCCGCGTGCCGCTCGAGCGTTTGCTGATCGAAACCGATTCGCCGTACCTCGCGCCCGTGCCGTATCGCGGCAAGCCCAATGAACCTGCGTACGTGAGTTATGTCGGACGCTACATCGCGCAGCAACGCGAGATGCCGGACACGGCGCTGGCCGCCGCGACGACGCAAAACTTCTTCCGGCTCTTTAAAATTCCCGTGCCGACTGGTGCGTGA
- a CDS encoding GNAT family N-acetyltransferase: protein MSLAYRDATLDDLPAIVAIYNSTVPSRQVTADLEPVSVESRLAWFHAHGPHKRPLWVVEDSQQPGRVIAWLSFSDFYGRPAYLRTAEVSIYLDESARGHGLGKQLLAASLAAAPALGIDTVLGFIFGHNDASLRLFRGFGFDTWGSLPRVAVLDDVERDLVILGKRLDAPTEAAEVD, encoded by the coding sequence ATGAGCCTTGCCTACCGCGATGCCACGCTCGACGATCTGCCCGCCATCGTCGCTATTTACAACTCGACCGTGCCGTCGCGGCAAGTCACCGCCGACCTCGAACCGGTCAGCGTCGAAAGCCGTCTGGCGTGGTTTCACGCGCACGGCCCGCATAAGCGTCCGTTGTGGGTGGTGGAAGATTCGCAGCAGCCCGGCCGCGTGATCGCCTGGTTGAGCTTTTCGGATTTCTACGGCCGGCCGGCCTATCTGCGCACGGCGGAAGTCAGCATCTATCTCGACGAAAGCGCCCGTGGCCACGGCCTCGGCAAGCAACTGCTGGCGGCGTCGCTGGCGGCCGCGCCGGCGCTCGGCATCGACACGGTGCTGGGTTTCATCTTCGGCCACAATGATGCGAGCTTGCGGCTGTTCCGCGGCTTCGGCTTCGACACGTGGGGTTCGCTGCCGCGAGTCGCCGTGCTGGACGACGTGGAGCGCGATCTGGTGATTCTCGGCAAGCGCCTCGACGCGCCGACGGAAGCCGCCGAAGTCGACTAA
- a CDS encoding DNA polymerase III subunit delta', which yields MIYPWQADDWNRLQQLRGHWPHALLLHGQGGIGKLRFAQHLAQGLLCEAQQPNGEPCGACVACNWFTQGNHPDYRIVVPEALAAEAGLNSAADEKADKADADEGKKTRAPSKEIKIEQIRGLLDFVGVGSHRGGARVVVLYPAEALNIAAANALLKTLEEPPAGVVFLMVSARVDRLLPTIISRCRQWPMSVPAPELAAKWLAAQGVADAPALLAEAGGAPLAALALASDENRALRDWTLKQLAAGAACDAFACGEALQKLPVPLVLGWLQRWMYDLLAQRTAGAPRYFPQASAALTRCASQADASAFARFMRTVTRQRAVENHPLNARLVFEELFLGYRELFA from the coding sequence ATGATTTATCCGTGGCAAGCCGATGACTGGAACCGCCTGCAACAATTGCGCGGCCACTGGCCGCATGCGTTGTTGCTGCATGGACAAGGCGGCATCGGCAAGCTGCGCTTCGCGCAGCATCTCGCGCAAGGGCTCCTGTGCGAGGCGCAGCAGCCCAACGGCGAACCGTGCGGCGCCTGCGTGGCCTGCAACTGGTTCACCCAGGGCAATCATCCGGACTACCGGATCGTCGTGCCCGAGGCGCTGGCCGCCGAAGCCGGCCTGAACAGCGCCGCGGACGAAAAAGCGGACAAGGCCGACGCCGACGAAGGCAAAAAGACCCGCGCGCCCAGCAAGGAAATCAAGATCGAGCAGATTCGCGGCTTGCTCGACTTCGTCGGCGTGGGATCGCACCGCGGCGGCGCGCGCGTGGTGGTGCTGTATCCGGCCGAAGCGCTGAACATCGCCGCGGCCAACGCGCTGCTGAAAACGCTCGAAGAACCGCCGGCGGGCGTCGTGTTCCTGATGGTATCGGCGCGCGTCGACCGTCTGCTGCCCACCATCATCAGCCGTTGCCGCCAGTGGCCGATGAGCGTGCCCGCGCCGGAACTGGCCGCGAAATGGCTGGCCGCGCAGGGCGTGGCCGACGCGCCCGCGCTGCTCGCCGAAGCCGGCGGCGCGCCGCTCGCGGCACTTGCGCTCGCCAGCGACGAGAATCGTGCGCTGCGCGACTGGACCCTGAAGCAACTGGCAGCCGGCGCCGCGTGCGACGCGTTCGCCTGCGGCGAGGCGCTGCAAAAGCTGCCGGTGCCGCTGGTGCTCGGCTGGCTGCAACGCTGGATGTACGATTTGCTGGCACAGCGCACTGCAGGCGCGCCACGCTATTTTCCGCAGGCTTCGGCGGCGTTGACGCGCTGCGCGTCGCAGGCGGACGCCAGCGCGTTCGCGCGTTTCATGCGGACGGTGACGCGTCAACGCGCGGTCGAGAACCATCCGCTGAATGCGCGGCTGGTGTTCGAAGAACTGTTTCTCGGCTACCGCGAGTTGTTCGCGTAG
- the tmk gene encoding dTMP kinase, giving the protein MARGKFITFEGIDGAGKTTHLSWFRERLEHKVASTGRAVVMTREPGGTPLGEQIREIVLHQKMDLETEALLMFALRRQHLAEVIEPALARGDWVLSDRFTDATFAYQGGGRGLPRDKLETLERWVQGGFQPDMTVLFDLDPEVADERRSAVRDPDRFESESTAFFNRTRSEYLRRAEEAPYRFAIIDSSQTITRIQKQLEELIAVL; this is encoded by the coding sequence ATGGCGCGGGGCAAATTCATTACGTTTGAAGGCATAGACGGCGCCGGCAAGACCACGCATCTGAGCTGGTTCCGCGAGCGCCTCGAGCACAAGGTGGCGAGCACGGGCCGCGCGGTGGTCATGACGCGCGAACCGGGCGGCACGCCGCTCGGCGAGCAGATTCGCGAGATCGTGCTGCATCAGAAGATGGACCTCGAAACCGAGGCGCTGCTGATGTTCGCGCTGCGTCGCCAGCATCTGGCCGAGGTGATCGAGCCGGCGCTCGCGCGCGGCGACTGGGTGCTGTCGGACCGTTTCACCGACGCGACCTTTGCCTATCAAGGCGGTGGCCGCGGGCTGCCGCGCGACAAGCTGGAAACGCTGGAGCGCTGGGTGCAGGGTGGTTTTCAGCCGGATATGACGGTGCTGTTCGACCTCGACCCGGAAGTCGCCGACGAACGGCGCAGCGCGGTGCGCGACCCGGACCGTTTCGAGAGCGAATCGACGGCGTTCTTCAACCGCACCCGCAGCGAATATCTGCGCCGCGCGGAAGAAGCGCCGTACCGGTTCGCTATCATTGACTCTTCGCAGACCATCACGCGTATTCAGAAACAGCTTGAAGAGTTGATTGCAGTTCTTTGA
- the mltG gene encoding endolytic transglycosylase MltG: MSLLKKCFVAGSIVVVLAVAAVAAGYHWATSPLDLNPAQLDVTVKPHSSLRSVTLQLNRGGVPVEPELFVIMTRLLGLQSELKSGNYEFKTGVSPYEVLQKIARGDVNEYVATIIEGWTFKRMRAELDANPALKHDTAGMSDADLMTAIGAPEASIGNGEGLFFPDTYLFDKNTSDLDVYRRAYHLMRQRLDEAWLARSPNLPYKTPYDALTMASIIEKETGKPSDRPMVAAVFANRLRVGMPLQTDPTVIYGMGDSYTGHIRKKDLQTDTPYNTYTRMGLPPTPISLPGVASLQAAMNPAQSTALYFVSRGDGSSIFSDNLGDHNKAVDKYIRGQ; this comes from the coding sequence ATGTCCCTCCTGAAGAAATGTTTCGTCGCCGGCTCAATCGTCGTTGTGCTGGCCGTAGCCGCCGTTGCAGCCGGCTATCACTGGGCCACCAGCCCGCTCGATCTGAACCCCGCGCAACTCGACGTCACCGTCAAACCGCATAGCAGCCTGCGCAGCGTCACCTTGCAACTGAATCGCGGCGGCGTGCCGGTCGAGCCGGAGCTGTTCGTCATCATGACGCGGCTGCTGGGGCTGCAAAGCGAGCTGAAATCGGGCAACTACGAGTTCAAGACCGGCGTGAGCCCGTACGAGGTGCTGCAAAAGATCGCTCGCGGCGACGTCAACGAATACGTGGCGACCATTATCGAAGGCTGGACCTTCAAGCGCATGCGCGCCGAACTGGACGCCAATCCGGCGCTCAAGCACGACACGGCCGGCATGAGCGACGCCGATCTGATGACGGCGATCGGTGCGCCGGAAGCGTCGATCGGTAACGGCGAGGGGCTGTTTTTCCCCGACACCTATCTGTTCGACAAGAACACCAGCGACCTCGACGTGTACCGTCGCGCGTATCACCTGATGCGCCAGCGTCTCGACGAAGCGTGGCTCGCGCGCTCGCCGAATCTGCCGTACAAGACGCCGTACGACGCGCTGACCATGGCGTCGATCATTGAGAAGGAGACCGGCAAGCCGTCCGACCGGCCGATGGTGGCGGCGGTGTTCGCCAACCGTCTGCGGGTGGGCATGCCGTTGCAGACCGACCCGACCGTGATCTACGGCATGGGCGACAGTTACACGGGGCACATCCGCAAGAAAGACCTGCAGACGGACACTCCCTACAATACCTACACCCGGATGGGTTTGCCGCCTACGCCCATCTCGCTGCCCGGTGTCGCGTCGCTGCAGGCGGCGATGAACCCGGCGCAAAGCACCGCGCTGTATTTCGTGTCGCGCGGCGACGGCAGCAGCATCTTTTCCGACAACCTCGGCGATCACAACAAGGCCGTGGACAAATACATTCGAGGGCAATGA
- the ygfZ gene encoding CAF17-like 4Fe-4S cluster assembly/insertion protein YgfZ: MNTPLATASGTTSVNPSAAAAAPASPVALPMLPRPSAAEFDAVVQHGAYMPLTQFGVIDTIGDDAASFLHGQLTNDTQHLDAANARLAGYCSAKGRLLASFLTWRSGEAIRLLVSKDVQAAVQKRLSMFVLRAKAKLVDASGEVAVVGLAGDVRHALSGVFDALPDGVHVKVDGPAGSLIRVPDALDRLRYLWIGPKAQIEAHLPALDDTLKRVSPAVWDWLDIRAGEPRITQPVVEQFVPQMVNFDVLGAVNFRKGCYPGQEVVARSQYRGTIKRRTSLANVAGELDTVKAGTELFHSDDPGQPCGMVVNAASAPEGGVDLLVEIKLAALENGSVHLGAAEGAGLRFLALPYGLPTEV, encoded by the coding sequence ATGAACACACCGCTCGCTACCGCTTCAGGCACTACCTCAGTCAACCCTTCCGCTGCTGCCGCCGCGCCGGCTTCGCCCGTCGCGCTGCCCATGCTGCCGCGTCCGTCCGCCGCTGAATTCGACGCCGTCGTCCAGCACGGCGCCTACATGCCGCTCACGCAGTTCGGCGTGATCGACACGATCGGCGACGACGCGGCGAGCTTCCTGCACGGCCAGCTCACCAACGACACCCAGCATCTCGACGCCGCCAACGCGCGGCTGGCCGGCTATTGCTCGGCCAAGGGCCGGCTGCTGGCGTCGTTCCTGACGTGGCGCAGCGGCGAGGCGATCCGCCTGCTGGTGTCGAAAGACGTGCAGGCGGCGGTGCAAAAACGGCTGTCGATGTTCGTACTGCGCGCCAAGGCCAAACTGGTGGACGCGAGCGGCGAAGTCGCGGTGGTCGGCCTCGCCGGCGACGTGCGCCACGCGCTGTCGGGCGTGTTCGACGCGCTGCCGGACGGCGTGCATGTGAAGGTGGACGGCCCGGCGGGCTCGCTGATCCGCGTGCCGGACGCGCTCGACCGGCTGCGTTATCTGTGGATCGGCCCGAAGGCGCAGATCGAAGCGCATCTGCCGGCATTGGACGACACGCTCAAACGCGTGTCGCCAGCGGTGTGGGACTGGCTCGACATTCGCGCCGGCGAGCCGCGCATCACCCAGCCGGTGGTTGAACAGTTCGTGCCGCAAATGGTCAATTTCGACGTGCTCGGCGCGGTGAACTTCCGCAAAGGCTGCTATCCGGGTCAGGAAGTGGTGGCGCGCAGCCAGTATCGCGGCACGATCAAGCGGCGCACGTCGCTGGCAAATGTGGCCGGTGAACTGGACACGGTCAAGGCGGGCACGGAGCTGTTTCATTCGGACGATCCCGGTCAGCCGTGTGGGATGGTGGTGAACGCGGCGTCGGCGCCGGAAGGCGGGGTCGATCTGCTGGTGGAAATTAAGCTCGCCGCGCTGGAAAACGGCTCGGTACATCTGGGCGCGGCGGAGGGTGCGGGGTTGCGGTTTCTTGCGCTGCCGTATGGGTTGCCGACTGAAGTTTGA
- a CDS encoding NRDE family protein yields the protein MCLIVFDWRPDAVDGPLFTLAANRDEFFRRTAEPVGWWHDAPAVLAGRDLVGGGTWLGVSRDGRFAALTNYRAPHEMRADAPTRGTLVSDWLSGAARDAQGQPHTTPLAYLRHVAQTGDIYNGFNLLVGDWTRRELGWYCNRSSLAPALLAAGTHGISNAVLDTAWPKLVNKRAELGALLARPTLPPLERLIDLMRDPRLARDDELPSTGIPLERERALSAAFIETPEYGTRGTTALRVAAHGDVISVAVAERSDDNGSHRIVRPGDFERSFAFNIEREIAG from the coding sequence ATGTGCCTGATCGTCTTCGACTGGCGACCCGATGCGGTCGACGGCCCGCTCTTCACGCTCGCCGCGAACCGCGACGAATTCTTTCGCCGCACCGCCGAACCGGTCGGTTGGTGGCACGACGCGCCGGCCGTGCTGGCCGGCCGCGATCTGGTAGGCGGCGGCACGTGGCTCGGCGTGTCGCGCGACGGCCGTTTCGCCGCGCTGACCAATTACCGCGCGCCGCATGAAATGCGCGCCGACGCGCCGACCCGCGGCACGCTCGTCAGCGACTGGCTGAGCGGCGCCGCGCGCGACGCGCAGGGTCAGCCGCACACAACGCCGCTCGCCTATCTGCGCCACGTCGCACAAACCGGCGACATCTATAACGGCTTCAATCTGCTGGTGGGCGACTGGACGCGCCGGGAACTCGGCTGGTACTGCAACCGTTCGTCGCTCGCGCCCGCGCTGCTCGCAGCGGGCACGCACGGCATTTCGAACGCGGTGCTCGATACCGCGTGGCCGAAGCTCGTCAACAAGCGCGCCGAACTGGGCGCCCTGCTCGCACGCCCGACCCTGCCGCCGCTCGAACGGCTGATCGATCTGATGCGCGACCCGCGCCTCGCACGCGACGACGAATTGCCGTCCACCGGCATTCCGCTGGAACGCGAACGGGCGTTGTCGGCGGCGTTTATCGAAACGCCGGAATACGGCACGCGCGGCACGACTGCGTTGCGCGTGGCCGCGCATGGCGACGTGATCAGCGTGGCCGTGGCCGAGCGCAGCGACGATAACGGCTCGCACCGGATCGTGCGGCCCGGCGACTTCGAGCGCAGCTTCGCGTTCAATATCGAACGTGAGATTGCTGGATAA
- a CDS encoding alpha/beta hydrolase, with product MPLNPKIEQVLDMISRAKRPQFHEMTAQQARASYEKSAPILEVASAPMFSVDDLRVPTRDGATIRARLYFPVEPGWAEPVPALVYYHGGGFTVGSVDTHDALCRMFARDGHCAVLSVDYRLAPEHKFPTAVDDAFDALRWLHTHAAEYGIDENRLAVGGDSAGGTLATVCAVLACDADIELALQLLIYPGTSGHQQTESHARLADGFLLSGETIQWFFDHYVRDASDRDDWRFAPLDGQRGAPAFSGLAPAWIATAEYDPLSDEGDAYAEKLRAADNLVMLRRYPGMIHEFFKMGGFVPDVAQAHADAAAALRGAFGIE from the coding sequence ATGCCGCTGAATCCGAAGATCGAGCAGGTGCTCGACATGATCTCGCGGGCCAAACGTCCGCAGTTTCATGAAATGACTGCGCAACAGGCGCGCGCGTCGTACGAAAAAAGCGCGCCGATCCTGGAGGTCGCCAGCGCGCCGATGTTCTCCGTCGACGATCTGCGCGTGCCCACGCGCGACGGCGCGACGATTCGCGCGCGTCTTTATTTTCCGGTCGAACCGGGCTGGGCTGAGCCGGTTCCGGCGCTGGTGTATTACCACGGCGGCGGTTTCACGGTGGGCAGCGTCGACACGCACGACGCGCTATGCCGGATGTTTGCGCGCGACGGCCACTGCGCGGTGTTGTCGGTGGATTACCGTCTCGCGCCCGAGCACAAATTTCCTACCGCGGTCGATGACGCGTTCGACGCGTTGCGCTGGCTGCACACGCACGCGGCGGAATACGGCATCGACGAAAACCGCCTGGCGGTGGGCGGCGATAGCGCGGGCGGCACGCTGGCGACGGTTTGCGCGGTGCTCGCGTGCGACGCGGATATCGAGCTCGCGCTGCAATTGCTGATCTACCCCGGCACGAGCGGCCATCAGCAAACGGAATCGCATGCGCGTCTGGCCGACGGGTTCCTGCTGTCGGGCGAGACGATTCAATGGTTTTTCGATCACTACGTGCGCGATGCAAGCGATCGCGACGACTGGCGTTTCGCACCGCTCGACGGCCAACGCGGCGCGCCCGCTTTCAGCGGCCTCGCGCCGGCCTGGATCGCGACCGCCGAATACGATCCGTTGAGCGATGAGGGCGACGCCTACGCGGAAAAGTTACGCGCAGCGGACAACCTGGTCATGTTGCGACGCTACCCGGGCATGATCCACGAGTTCTTTAAGATGGGCGGTTTCGTGCCGGATGTGGCGCAAGCGCATGCGGACGCCGCGGCGGCATTGCGCGGGGCGTTCGGCATCGAGTAG